ACCCAGTGCATTAGCTGGGGGGAGAGTTGGTGCCAGGGCGAGGGGAgttgggcaggggacagggaccaACCTTCTGCACATGGCCCAGaacagatggggtggggggagggagtttggtcactaacagtAGATTGGAGCCAGCAGCTTCTGGGACAGAGCCTgtgtcccatcccccacccctgggccagccagtccctgcgCTGGGGCCCCAtcggagctggtgccccctagagggaaaGGCCCCACGCCCCAGTGTCCCATGGAGAATTCCCTTGTTACCTGTCTGTGCCCTGGCCTGCACTTAATGCTTATCCTGGCAAAGATCTGTGCTGAGATCCGTGGGTCACGATGTGACCCCTACAGGGAAGAGCTCTTAGGATCCGggggtgacccccccaccccagtgcagagctgtgccagcCAAGACCCCGCTGTGCACACAGCCGTGCTGCAGAGCAGAGTGTCTATGGACAGGATGAGTGCCGTGCGGGGAGGTGCTGTCCCCACACCAGGGACAACCCCCCACTAGTGGCACTGCGTCCGCACTGGGGACAGACGGACCCCTCGCGGCAGTGCTGTGCCTGCACCGGGGACAACACCCCCCACCTCAGCGGTGCTGCGCCCACACTGGGTTGCTGGTTGGGGCCACCCCACAATCTGAGCCTGGCTGTGCAGCCTGGGAATTTCTCCATCTCCCCTCGGGGAGGCTCAGCGCTGCTGCTCTGCCCGGTAACAGCCTGGTCGGCGCAGGGATTTCTGCCATTGGGTGCAGGCCCCTGGGCCGGGCTCCCCTGACCAAtgctgggtgctgcccccagccctgccccccctgggGTGTGACGTTCCTCCCCGGCCCCCTAGTGCTGCCGGTCCCGCACCCAGCTCAGTGCCGGGGAGAGGAGATGGGCGCAGGACGGGGCGTCCCCATGGCCCAGCTGACCCTGCTCACCCTGCTGACCCTGCCGGGCACCGGGGCAGTGACAGGTACAGGTGGGGCGGGGGCacctgggccggggggggcagcttCACCCCCACAGCGCCCGGCTACCCCCAGAGAGGGGACAATGAGGGActgatggggcagggaggggcacagggggagCCGGATTGGGGGGGCCTGCAGGGAGGAGGATGTCatgccatggcaggcagggtatggggtgggcagggaggggtcaGAGGGCTGATCTGgacggggtgggggctgcaggggggaggtcTCACccctgtggcagggaggggggaggggaggctagcACAGGGGCAGCAGAGAGATCGTGGGGAAGTTGCTGAGGTTTGGGTACGACACAGCCCTGCCCTAGgggtgcagccccctcccccacagggacTCGGGGGCTGATCCCCCCCAGGGGGGCGCCAGGcacaggggggatgggggaaCGTTCCCCAAAGAGCCGCGCCAGGGCCAGACCCTGCTGAGCAGTGAGTGCgtctgtgcagagcagggagcccctggccccgctccccggcctggccccattgtccccatccccccagggctcagacccacagggtgaggggggagggctctgtggggctgactCTCCTCGGCTAGTGGTGGCAGGTTCCCTCCTCTGCAGTCGCTCGGTGAGATCCTGCCGGGCGAGCTGGGGTCAGCGAACGACTCCCTAGGatgtaggtgcccaactcccttgGGCCCTGGGgactcccagcctcagccctgagccagacccctccaccccccggagTGTGTCTGACCCCCCAGCGCAGCTTTAATGTCTCTGGCTGGGGAGTTCCCGGGTCTCCCAGTGACCGGCCCTGGGGGGTGAGTGTCGGGGGCCAAGGACTGAAATCGCCCCGAGAACCAGGTCCTGGCGACACTGGGACACAGAACCAGCCCCACGCACAGACGGGAGAATGAaatgtctcccccctccccattttttgTTTGTGGTCATGTCCCCCTTCCCAAGCTAAGTAGGTAGAGGCCTGGCCACCACTACGTGGATGGGAAACCTGCAGTGTACAAATGTGCAGGGGGCACAGTAGGGGGCACTATCTCCTCCcaggcagtgctgaccccagtgcaccAGCGTGATGCCAGGGGTCCCtgtgctccctgcagctgctttcCCCTCACACCGGGGAGtcctaaccaggggcggctctagtaattttgctgtcccaagcagggcggcacgccgcgctGCTGGCGCTGCCGATcgcggtcccgcggctccgggggacctcctgcagaggtGCCCATGGAGGGTCTGGTGGTCCCGCGACTTTGCTTGATCTcctgcagtcatgactgcggaaggtccgccggacccgcctgctgccctgctggcaaaatgctgccccacgcgcgcgcttggcgcactggggtctggagccagccctggtcctaACGCCAAGGCCTGGGAGCTGCGAGGGGCTGTGACCTTAGTGGCAGCACTCAGAGACCCTGTTCCCTGGGGAGGGCTGGTGCTGACGCCTGTCTCCCCACAGCGGAGAACATGCTCTCCCAGGTGGAGTTCTACCAGCGCACGGACCGATCccagcaggggtctggggagtTCATGTTCGAGTTCGACCAGGACGAGATCTTCCACGTGGACCTGGAGAGGAAGGAGACCGTCTGGCGTCTGCCCGACTTCGGCAAGTTCGCCAGATACGAGGCACAGGGCGCCCTGGGCAACATTGCCGTGGACAAGCAGAACCTGGAGACCCTGTTCCAGATGTCCAACCACACGTGGGCTGAGAATGGTACGGCACAGGGGGCACCTTCCCTGCCATGGACCTGACCCGCCCCCTACCTTCCCTGTCAGGCACCCCTCCCGGGGCCCTCTCCCCACCGTGCTCACCAGTGGGCTCTCCCCTCCTCACACGGCTCCAATACCAGCCCCCACCAGAGACTGCGACTCCCCActcagctcccctcccagcccctgcagggcTCCGGGGAGCCAGTCAGCCGGGCCagggctctgcagggcagggggcccgGGCAGTTCTCACCCTCCAggctgggggcccagggcagctccTTTGCCGAGGGCTGTTCGTGGCCCCTGCCCagcgccaggccctgcccctgagggattctctccccagcccctggTGCCCCCTGAGCCGTCAGTGCACGAGCTGGGATGGCCCCGGTGACGCCCCACAGTCCTGAGGAGAGACCCCTGAGCTGGAGCCTGAGCACCAGGGACTGGTTGGCTcacgggggtggggaatggggcaggggcctgtcccctctgggggcaccggctcccacctggccccagggcagggactggctggctcaggggggcagggaatggggcaggggtctgtcccctctagggggcgctggctccgatccagccccagggccaggactggctggctcagggccaGGCAATGGGACCCACTGACCCCTGTCTCCCCAGAGCCCCCTGAGGTGACCGTGTTCCCCGAAGACCCcgtggagctgggggagcccaacGTCCTGATCTGCTTCGCGGACAAGTTCTTCCCGCCCGCGCTCAGCGTGACCTGGCTGAAGAACGGGCAGGAGGTGACGGGGGGCGTCTACGAGACCGACTTCTACCCCCGCCAGGACAACTCCTTCCGCAAGTTCTCCTAcctgcccttcctccccagccagggCGACTTCTACGACTGCCGGGTGGAGCACGGGGGTCTGCCTGAGCCCTTCACGAAGCACTGGGGTGAGGCCGGGGCACCCGGGGACCCTgctgggcacagggctgggagccaggacgcctgggttctctccctggctctgggaagggagtggggtacagtggttaaagcagggggggctgggagccaggactcctgggttctctccccagctctgggaggggagtggggactggtgggtagagcatgggggggtgggagccaggactcctgggttctatcccaagtctgggagggaggggcaggaacagCCCCCCTCACTCCAGgccctgtccctctccccctctctccagaAGCCCAGGTGCCCACCCCCGTCCCCGAGACCACAGAGACCCTGGTGTGTGCCCTGGGCCTGGCCGTGGGCATCGTCGGCATCATCGCGGGCACCATCCTCATCATCAAGGGGATGAAGATGAACGCCGCCCGCAACCCGCGGGGCCCCTTGTGAGTAGCTGCTGCCCGGGGAGGCACCCGCTGCACCCGCAGCCCCTGGgcccacccagcaccccctggggagaccccccacccactgtgccccccccagccagccacagtccctcccccacccagcaccccctggggagacccccaccctgctgtgtcccccccagccagccacagcccctgaacccacccacaccccctggggAGAGCGCCCAGCTCCTgtgcccccacagccagccacagcccctgggaCCACCCAGCCCCCTGGGGAGACCCCACCCACCCGCTGTGCCCCCCCAGACAGCacagcccctcctccacccagcaccCCCTCGGGAGATACCTCCACCTGTTGTGACCCCCCAGCCacacccagagcccctcccccacccagcaccccctggggAGACCCCCCACCCATTGTGCCCACCCAGCCAGCTACAGCCCCTGGGCCCAGACAGGACCACCTGTTTTAATCGGAGGTTCTATGGAGGTGCTGGGGAACGGCTCCAATCCCTGCCAGCTTCACgtcagggcccagggctcctggtaACTGACCCTCTTTGCCTTTCAGGTAAATGTGTGGAGGAGCTGGGGCCCCTGAATCCCTCAAGTGCCTTCGTGGGACCCACACGCGCGCCCCCTCTGTGCTGCCCCCAGCGTCCCTGCTCCGTGCCCGTTGGTGCCAGCTGCTGTACTCAGACCACTGGCCCCGTAATTGTGCTGAGCCAACCCGCTAGAGACTCATCAGGGAGCCGGCCCCTTGGGCTCCCCGCttctctgcaccccctgctgggctTGGGAGGGGGGGCGCCTATCCCGGGAGAGGGCTGCTGCcccatggggctggggctgggggtcgcCCCCTCGTCGGGGGCAGCAGGGCCCACGGggctgatccaaaccccactgccgTCATGGGGAAGGTTTCTCTTGACTCCAGTGGGCGCTGGATTGGGCCCCGAGCCCAGCCCCTATTGGCCAGCGGCTGCTGTCAGTCACCCCAGGTAAAGCCCCTCCAGCCATTACCCAGAAGGCTTTGGGCCAGATTCGGCCATTCCTGGTCAATGGGTCCCTGTGGGGCGGGATCGGGCCCATGGCTGGGGGTGGGTCAGCCCCATCGCCCCCGTGTGCGGCTCCCCGGGGTCCAGCCCTGCTGAGCCCAGCGCCCAGCGCGGGGTCTGTGTGGGACGGGCCCAGTCCCTGTACAGCCCCCGCCCTGCGCCCCGGGTGTGTCACAGCCCTGCgccccccatctccctctgcaGCTTTGCCAACAGCAATAAAGTGGGTTTTTTAGAGACATTTTTTATCATTATTTAAAATCTCTGATCAATCTGTGACACACACAACAGCACATCCGCAGTCTGTCCAGGGGCACTGGGTTACACCAGGAGTTAAGGGAGCTTGGTATGAGGGGTAAggaaggagccaggactcctgggttctctcccagctctgggaggggagtgggggctagtgggttagagcaggggggctgggagccaggactcctgggttctagtcccattgCTGATACTGACTCAGTGAATACCCTTGGGTAAATCACcttcatgtgcctcagtttccccttgggTGAAACATGGCCAGTCTCCCCTGGGTCGGTGGTGGGAGCTCGGGGGCAGAGGGATGGTCCATGGAGCACTCTGAGCTCGTCCCATGGCCGGGAGcccaggagcagggcagagctcatgggccaggctccccaggACTGAGCCCTGCAGGGCGAGCGGCTGCAGAGAGACACTGGCCTGTCTGGGGGCTGCGGTGACGTCCCCCAGGCTGGGGTCACTGTGATACGAAGGgcagatctcccccccccccccgaccatgGCACCGAGCCCCAGCCCAGCTTCCTCGCACCCCTCCCCTGGCACATGCTGGGAGACCCCGCCCACCCCGGCTCCCACCAGCAACGATTGGCTGCTGCAACCCGCCAATAATGCCACCAACCAGCCAAGCTCTCCCATTGGCCGCTGGAGCCGTGGACCAGCCTCCTGCACGTTCCCATTGGCTACTGCTGTGCAGCGGTCCCTGGGGGGGATGTTCCCAGCTCCCTTTAGGCAGCTCCAGACACAGACCCTGGGCCCCTGCCGGCTGGGGAGGCCCCGGGGGGCTGGGCgtgcagctggggggggctgttttCACTGAGgtctggcagagctgggccctggggggctgggcgcgtggctgggggtgggggttctgttTCCAGTGGTGTCTACTGGGGCCGGGCCCTGGGGCCAGAGCAAGTCAGTAGCTGGGTGAGCCAAGAGACGATGTAACCCTGCCATGGGGCGCGTCTGCAGGGACactgaggctggggggcagctggtCATGATGGGATAGGTCAGTTATATATACGGCGCCAGCTGGGTTTGCTTGGTGGCTGGGCCCATTCACATGTGTTTTCACACAGCCAGGTGCAAGATaagtggggaacaaatatttgataaggggctcttcagcctagcagaggaaggtctaacacggtccaatggctggaaattgaagctagaccaGTTCAGGTTGGAAATCAGGCACAATTTTTACCAGTGAGGAGAAGAAACCGGTGGAACACGTTACCCAGGGCTGTGTCGGATTCTCCACTCCGGCAATGTTTGGATCACGAATGGCTGGTTTTATccaagatctgctctagggattattgtggggcaggtctctggcctgtgctgcacAGGGGTCAGAGGAGattacaatggtctcttctggccttgggatctacaAAAAAATCTAGAAAGGCTGTACATCTAGGAACCAAAGCTGTAGGCCCCACAAGATGGATGGGTGGGgctgtatcctgggaagcagtgactctgaactGGACTTGAGGGGGGCGGTCATGCTAGAAGCCAATTGAACACAAGCTCCCAGGGCGATCTGTGGCTAAGTGTAGGTGTACCTTGCCCGCTGACTCGGGcacatggggctcaggctgtgtggCTGTTTCATTATAGTGTAgccttctgggcttgggctggagccagggctctggcatCCTCACACCACGCGGGCTCCTAGACcctggcctccagcccaagcctggaagtttacactgcaatgaaacagccccgcagcctgagccccgcaagcccatcagctggcacaggccagccgtgggtgtctagttgcagtgtagatataccctgagaGGGTGACTGTGACCATGGGCCATATGAACAGGGGAATATAtcgggcaggtgcagggagatggTATCACCTCTGTATACTGCCCTGGTGAGACCGTCACTGGCTGCCGTGT
The sequence above is a segment of the Mauremys mutica isolate MM-2020 ecotype Southern chromosome 12, ASM2049712v1, whole genome shotgun sequence genome. Coding sequences within it:
- the LOC123346439 gene encoding HLA class II histocompatibility antigen, DR alpha chain-like isoform X1 translates to MLSQVEFYQRTDRSQQGSGEFMFEFDQDEIFHVDLERKETVWRLPDFGKFARYEAQGALGNIAVDKQNLETLFQMSNHTWAENEPPEVTVFPEDPVELGEPNVLICFADKFFPPALSVTWLKNGQEVTGGVYETDFYPRQDNSFRKFSYLPFLPSQGDFYDCRVEHGGLPEPFTKHWEAQVPTPVPETTETLVCALGLAVGIVGIIAGTILIIKGMKMNAARNPRGPL
- the LOC123346439 gene encoding HLA class II histocompatibility antigen, DR alpha chain-like isoform X2 — its product is MLSQVEFYQRTDRSQQGSGEFMFEFDQDEIFHVDLERKETVWRLPDFGKFARYEAQGALGNIAVDKQNLETLFQMSNHTWAENEPPEVTVFPEDPVELGEPNVLICFADKFFPPALSVTWLKNGQEVTGGVYETDFYPRQDNSFRKFSYLPFLPSQGDFYDCRVEHGGLPEPFTKHWEAQVPTPVPETTETLVCALGLAVGIVGIIAGTILIIKGMKMNAARNPRGPL